The Aeromicrobium yanjiei DNA segment GCCCGCCAGGTCGAGCGAGGCTGCGACCTTGGCCACCTCTGCCGTCGCGTCGCGCAGGCGGTCGACGAGCGCAGCGTGCTGCTGCGAGGCCGCGGTGGCGGCATCGCCCTGCCACGACAGGGGCACACGGGAGTCGTCGACCTCGTCCTGCAGGTCGACGAGGTCGCGCCGTGTCCTGTACAGCCCGTCGGCGGCGGTGTCGAGCGAGGCTGACTCCCACGTCAGCAGCTCCGCGATGGTCACCATGGCCTGGTCCTCACTGCGCCTGGGCCATGGCCGGGCCACGGTTCGCGACGGAGTTGGCCTGCATCCGCATGGACGCGTCGTGGTCGGCGCGCGTGTAGGACGAGGCGCTGTTGGTCCGCGCGGTCGCGTGCGATGCGGCGTCGGTCGCCCACGTGGTGAACCGCTCGGTCCAAGCGGTCGACAACGTGGTGGCAGCGGCAGCACTGGCACTCCCGGGCAGCGCCGTGCTCACACTGCTCAGGCCGGCCGTGGGATCGGCCGCCTTGACCGTGTCGGCCGCACTGGTCATGCCGGTTGCGGACGCCGTGATGTCAGCCACCACGGCCTCGAACGTGAACATCGTCATCGCGTGCCTCCCCAACAGGAACGGTCTGTCGCAGACAGATTGCCACATCCTGCCGCCGCCTGCGCAGCGCGGGCCCGAGACCGCGCAGGGTCGATCACGAGCCGCCGCCGTCGCCCCCGCCGCTCCCGAGGTCGCCGGACAGGTGGTCGGCCGGCCGGGACATCGTGCCGCTGCCGTCGTCGTAGTAGCTGCCGTCCGGTCCCGTCATGAGCAACTGCCAGAACCCCGGTCGCGGCATGTCCCGCGCGGCCAGGTCCTCGCGGGTGATCTCCACGAGCGCGTCACCGGCCACTGCGCGCAGCAGGACGTACGGCTCGAACATCGATCCCCCGTTGACGACCAGCGACACGAGCTGCGCCTCGGACGCCCGCTGCACCGCGTCCGGGACGATCGCGGCCTTCACCGGGGCGACGGCTCGTCGCACACCCGCCCCGACGTACGCGGCTCGCAGCAGATAGCCGCACAGGATTCCGCCCAGGACGCCGTAGATCACCGCGGACTCGCGCAGGATGCCGGTCGTGAACACCCAGCCCGTCGAGACCAGCACGATGCTGATCGCGAGCGCGGACACCCAGGTGACCTTCTTCGCGCGACCCAGCACGCGGGTCACGGTCTCCCTCGTGCGGTCCCACTCCCACCGGGAGACGCTGCTCACCACTTCTGGGCCGTCCATGAGCTCTCTCCTCGCCGTCCGGGCCATCATGTCGGTTCCGGTCCGACGCCGCAGGGGATTGCACGTCGCCACCTCCTAGGCTCATCCCATGAGCATCCGCATCGTGACCGGCGACCAGATGACCGCACAGGACGTCTACGACATCTGGAAGATCCGCGACGCGGTGTTCTCGGTCGAGCAGCAGTGCGACGAGGAGGACGTCGACGACCGCGACCTGCTGCCGACGATGACGCACCTGTGGCTCGCCGACGACAAGGGGCCCACGAGCTATCTGCGCTCGTACGTCGAGGACGGCGTGAGACACATCGGCCGGGTGTGCACCCGCAAGGACCAGCGCGGCAAGGGTCTGTCGGGCTCGCTGATGCAGGAGTGCCACCGGCTCTGGGGCGACGAGCCCATCGAGCTCAACGCCCAGGCGTACCTCGAGCAGTGGTACGGGCGCTACGGATACGTGCGGACGGGCGACAACTTCATGGAGGCCGGCATCGAGCACGTCCCGATGCGCCGCACTCCCCCGGCCGCGGACTAGCCCGGATCGGTCACGGCGTTGATCGCCTCGGCGACGTTGCCGTTCACCACCGTCGCGTAGTCGTCCACCGCGTCGATCGCGGTCTGGAACTGCTCGGCGTACGTGAACGAGAAGCCCCGGTTGGCCTCGACGCTGTCGGCCAGGGCGGTGGCCTGGTCGATCACGTACTGCACGGCTCCCCGGACCGTGGCCGCCAGCCTCTGCTGCCCCTGCGGCACGCGGACGGAGTCGAGTTCCGCCCTGGCCCGCGAGAAGGCCGGTATGAGGCGGGCGCGGACGGCCGCGCTGTCGCTGAGGACGCCGGTGCCGACGTAGTCGCTGGCCCGCATCCCGAGGACCTTGCGCGCAGTCTCGATGTACGCGAGCGCGACGTCCGCGCGTCGGAGCGTCCGGTCGAGCCGACGGTACGGCTGCAGGAGCGCCTGCTGGGTGGCAACGGCCTCCTGCCAGACCTCCGAGCGCTCGGTCCCGTACGCCGGAGCGTCACCCAGCTCCGGAGGATCCGCGACGGCCTTGCGCAGCACCCGGCGCAGGTCGCCCGGATCGGCCTGCCGTACGCCGCGCACCTCCCGGCCGACCTCGGAGCGGAAGGTGCTCACGTCGGCCAGGTACTGCGTGGCCACGTCGTCGGCCTCGACGACCTGGGCGTTCTGGCGCTGAGCCTGCACCACGACGAGGAGACCCACGAGCACCCCGAGGGTGAGCGTGACGAGCACGGGCAGGAAGATCGTCAGCCTCCGACCACGTGCGCTCATCCGTCCACCGTCGCAGCGCCGGGGCGTCCCCGCAACGCCGGATCAGTCGTTGATGCGCGGACGCACGCCGTGCAGGCGCAGGCCGTACGTGAGCGCGTCGACGAGCGCCTCCCACGACGCCTCGATGATGTTGGCCCCGACGCCGACCGTGACCCAGACGTCCTTGCCGTCGGTGGTCTCGATGAGCGTGCGGGTGATCGCGTCGGTGCCGTGCCCCTGGTCGAGGATGCGGACCCGGTAGTCGGTCAGGTGGAAGCGCGCGACGTCGGGATAGACCTGCTCGATGGCCTGGCGCAGCGCGTGGTCCAAGGCGTTGACCGGTCCGTTGCCCTCGCCGATCACCGCGAGGCGTACTCCACCGGCGACGAGCTTGACCGTGGCCTCCGCGACGGCCGCGTCACCGCGCCGCGACTCCGCCAGCACGCGCCACGACTCGACGTCGAAGAACGAGGGACGCACCCCGTCCATCTCCTCGGCCAGCAGCAGCTCGAACGAGGCGTCGGCCGCCTCGAACGTGTAGCCGGCCCGCTCCATGGCCTTGACCCGGTCGGTGACCCGGCCGAGCCGCTCGGGGTCGCCCGCCAGGTCGTAGCCCAGCTCCTTGCCCTTGAGCTCGATCGTCGCGCGCCCGGCCATCTCCGAGACCAGCAGCCGCATGTCGTTGCCGACGAGCGCGGGGTCGATGTGCTGGTAGAGATCGGGGTCCACCCGGATCGCGCTCGCGTGCAGGCCGGCCTTGTGCGCGAAGGACGAGACCCCCGTGTAGGGCTGGCGTGCGTGCGGCGGGTAGTTGGTGATCTCGGAGATCGCGTGCGAGATGCGCGTCGACTCGGCCAGGCTGCCCTCGGGCAGGACCGTCATGCCGAGCTTGAGCTCGAGGTTGGCCACGCAGGTCACGAGGTCGGCGTTGCCGGTCCGCTCGCCGTAGCCGTTGATGCACCCCTGCAGGTGGGTCGCGCCGGCCTGGACGGCCGCCATCGAGTTGGCGACCGCGCACCCGGTGTCGTTGTGGGCGTGGATCCCGAGGCGTACGCCCGTGGTCGCGACGTCCGCGACGATCTCGCTGACCCAGTGCGGCAGCATCCCGCCGTTCGTGTCGCACAGCACCGCGACCTCGGCTCCCGCCTCGCCCGCCGCGCGCACGACCTCCAGGGCGTAGTCGCGATTGGCCCGGTAGCCGTCGAAGAAGTGCTCCATGTCGACGAACACGCGTTGTCCCCCCTCGCGGAGGTAGGTCACGGTGTCGCGCACCATCGCGAGGTTCTCCTCGAGCGTCGTGCGCAGCGCCTCGGTCACGTGCCGGTCGTGGCTCTTGGCGACCACCGTGACCACGGACGCGCCGGACTCACGCAGGGCCTGGAGCAGGGGGTCCTGCGACGCCTCGACGCCGGCCCGACGGGTCGCGCCGAACGCGGCCAGCGTCGCGTTCTTGAGCTCGAGCTCCTTGGCGGCCAGCGCGAAGAACTCGGTGTCCTTGGGGTTCGAGCCCGGCCACCCGCCCTCGATGTAACCGACGCCCAGGTCGTCGAGATGACGAGCGATGTGGAGCTTGTCCTGCACGGAGAGGTTGAGCCCCTCCTGCTGCGCACCGTCGCGCATCGTCGTGTCGTACACGTGGAAGTCGCTCGCCTGCTGGTGTCCTGCGCTCACTGCTTCGTCCTTCGTCCGGTCACCGTCTCGATGGGCGACACCGTCTACATACAAAAAACTGCCCCCCAGTAGATGGGAGGCAGCGCGTCGGGCTGGAGGTTCAGTGCCCGGCGCGCCTGTCGATAATGATCGAGATGCTCTGCATGCGGGCCAGTCTAGACTGAGCGACCTATGACCGCCAGACCCGTTCCCCTCACGGTCGATCCGAGCGTCATGTACGCCGTCGTGACCGCCTCCCCGCTCGAGTCCGAGGACCTGATCCCCCCGCCCTCTCCCGAGCTGCTGCGTCGCTACGGGACGTCCGAACCCGCGTTGGAACGGCTGAGCTCGCGCCGCCACCAGCTGCTCCTCATGCGCAGCTGCCGCGTCGAGGACGCTGCCGCGACGCAGCGCGACGTACGCGTCGAGGCCCTCCGCCTGGCCGAGGAGCACGACGGAGTCGTCATCGACCTCGCGATCCCTCGCGTGGTCGAGGAGCGAGCCGACGAAGTGTCCCTCGCGCACGCGACCCAGTGGTACGTCGCGGACTACGCCCACCTCGACGCGGGTGAGCTGCGCACCGTCGGTCTCGCTTCGTTCGGACTGCCCGAGATCCACCTGAGCGGTGTCTCCCGTCAGCAGCATGCGATGTTCAGCGCGGTCCTGGCCGGCCTCGTCCACCGGCTCATCGCGGAGTGGCCGGCCAACGACCCGGTGGGCGACGCCACCGTGACCCTGCGCGACATCGCGTACGGTCTCGGCGACCCGTCGGCCGCCGAGACCCCGAAGGATCGTGCTGTGGGCGTCCGGATCGACTACGACCCGGACGAGAACGTTCTTCTCGTCCGGGTCGTCGACGACCCCGCCACGGCCCTGTTCGCTCCGTGAGCCGGCGGGGCTCAGCTCACCGCTCGCGTGCCCGCGGGCCGAGATTGGCCAGGGTCTCGGGACGCAGGATGGCCTCGAGCTCGGCGGGCGGCAGGAGCCCGTGCTCCAGCACGAGCTCGGCGACGCCCCGCCCGGTCGCGAGCGCCTCCTTGGCCACCTCGGTCGCGGCGGCGTAGCCGATGTAGGGGTTGAGCGCGGTGACGAGACCGATCGAGTTCTCGACCTCGGCCCGCAGCAGCTCGGCGTTCGCGGTGATGCCGTCGACGCAACGGGTCGCGAGCACCAGCACGGCCTCGCGCAGGCGGGAGATCCCGGCCGACAGCGAGTAGCAGATCACCGGCTCGAACGCGTTGAGCTGCAGCTGGCCCGCCTCGGCCGCCATCGTCACCGTCACGTCGTGGCCGATCATCTGGAACGCGACCTGGTTGACCACCTCGGGGATGACGGGATTCACCTTGCCCGGCATGATGCTCGACCCCGCCTGCACCGCGGGCAGGTTGATCTCGTTGAGCCCTGCGCGGGGGCCCGAGGACAGCAGCCGCAGGTCGTTGCAGATCTTCGAGAGCTTGACCGCGACCCGCTTGAGCGTGCCGGACAGCTGCACGAACGCGCCGCAGTCCTGCGTCGCCTCGATGAGGTCGACCGCGCTCTCCAGCGGCAGACCCGTCAGCCTGGCCAGGTGGCCGCACGCGGACGCGACGTAGCCCGCCGGGGCGTTCAGCATCGTCCCGATCGCCGTTGCCCCGAGGTTGATCTCGTGCAGCAGCAGGACGGCCTCGCTGAGCCGCGCGCGGTCCTCGGCGATCATCAGTGAGTACGTGCGGAACTCCTGACCGAGGGTCATCGGCACGGCGTCCTGCAGCTGGGTGCGCCCCATCTTGAGGACGTCGTGGAACTCGTCGGCCTTGCGCGCGAACGAGTCCTCGAGCACCTGCATCGCGGCCAGCAGGTCGTGCGTGGCCAGGATGACGGCGATCTTGACCGCGGTCGGATAGACGTCGTTGGTCGACTGGCTGAGGTTGACGTGCTCGTTGGGATGCAGGACGTCGTACTCGCCCTTCTTGTGCCCCATGAGCTCGAGCGCCCGGTTGGCGATGACCTCGTTGGCGTTCATGTTGGTCGAGGTGCCGGCGCCTCCCTGGATGACGTCGACCACGAACTGGTCTCTCAGCGCTCCCCCGCGGATCTCCTCGCACGCGTCGCGGATCGCCGCGTGACGCTCGTCGTCGAGCAGCCCGAGATCGTGGTTGGCGGCGGCTGCGGCCTGCTTGACGCCGGCCAGGGCCTCCACGAGGTACGGGCTCGTGCCGATCGGGATGCCGGTGATGGGGAAGTTCTCGAGGGCGCGGAGTGTGTGCACTCCCCAATAGGCCTCGAGAGGAACCTCACGGTCTCCGATCAGATCATGCTCGGAACGTGTGGCGACGGACATGGACTCTCCTTGGTCGTGACGGTGGTCACACCCAGAGTTTCACAGATCCGTCGCCACCGATCCTGGCCCCGGCGACGCGGGACCGATGGCACTGTGCTGAGCAGCGCTCAGGAGCAGATGCGCCGCATCCAGCCGTGGCGGTCCTCGGCGCGGCCGTACTGGACGTCGACCAGCGCGGAGCGGATGTCCGTCGTGACCTTGCCCGGCTCGCCGTCGCCGGAGACGACCTCGCCGCCCTCCCACTTCAGCGACGCGACCGGGGTGACGACCGCGGCGGTGCCGCACGCGAACACCTCGGAGATCGTCCCGTCGGCAGCACCTTCGCGCCACTCGTCGATCGACACCCGCCGCTCGACGACCTCGTGGCCGAGGTCGCGCCCGATCTGCATGATCGAGTCGCGGGTCACTCCCTCGAGGATCGACCCTGACAGCTCGGGCGTCACGATCGAGCCGTCGGAGTGGACGAAGTACAGGTTCATCCCGCCCAGCTCCTCGATCCACTTCTGCTCGGTCGAGTCGAGGAAGGCAACCTGCGCACAGCCGTGGGCGGCGGCCTCCTGCTGCGGCAGCAGGGACGCGGCGTAGTTGCCGCCGCACTTGGCCGCCCCGGTGCCTCCGCTGCCTGCACGGGAGTACTCCGACGAGAGCCAGATCGAGACCGCCTGCACGCCGCCGGAGAAGTACGCACCCGCGGGAGAGGCGATGACCGAGTAGGTCACGTGCTGGCTCGGACGGACGCCGAGGAAGACCTCGGACGCGAACATGAAGGGACGCAGGTACAGGCTCTTCTCGCCGCCGGCCGGGATCCAGTCACGGTCGGCTTCGACCAGGGCCTCGATCGAGCCGAGGAACCAGTCGATCGGCAGCTCCGGCAGCGCGAGGCGGTGCGCCGACCGCTGCATGCGGGCGGCGTTCGCCTCGGGACGGAACAGCCAGACCGAGCCGTCCTCGTGGACGTACGCCTTGAGGCCCTCGAAGATCTCCTGCGCGTAGTGCAGGACCGCGGTCGCGGGGTCGATCTGGAGCGGGCCGTACGGGACGACGCGCGCGTCCGCCCAGCCCGTGTCGGGCGTCCACTCGGCCAGGAACATGTGGTCGGTGAAGTGATTGCCGAAGCCCGGGTCGGCGAGGATCGCGGCCCGGTCCTCGCCGGATCGTGCCGCGTCGTTCCGGTTGAATGTCGCGGCAAACGGGGTGGTGTTCATGGTGCTCACGGTACAACTCTCTTGTCGTCGAGGGGCAGCGGTCGTCAGCCGACCGGTACGCCCTCGGCCGCGCCCAGATCCGTGACGCTCTGCGCGATGGCCTCCCCCACCTCCTCGGTGGAACGGGGGGCGGAGCCGCGCGCGGCGATGTCCGCCTCGACAGCGGCCGTGATCTGCGCGGCTGCCTCGGGGACGCCGAGGTGCTCCAGGAGCAGGGCGCCGGAGAGGATGGCCGCGGTCGGGTCGGCCTTGGACTGCCCGGCGATGTCGGGTGCCGAGCCGTGGACGGGCTCGAACATGCTCGGCGTCGTGCGGTCGGGGTTGACGTTGCCGCTCGCTGCCAGACCGATGCCGCCGGTGATCGCGGCCGCGAGGTCGGTCAGGATGTCGCCGAAGAGGTTGTCGGTGACGATCACGTCGAAGCGGGCCGGGTCGGTCACGAGGAAGATCGTGGCCGCGTCGACGTGCAGGTAGTCGACCGTGACGTCGGGGAACTCCGGCGCGACGGCGGCGACCGTACGGCTCCACAGGTGGCCCGCGTGGACGAGGACGTTGTTCTTGTGGACCAGCGTCAGCTTCTTGCGCGGACGTGCCTGGGCGCGGGCGAAGGCGTCGCGGACGACCCGCTCGACGCCGTACGCGGTGTTGATGCTGACCTCGGTGGCGAGCTCGTGCGGCGTACCGACGCGGATCGCTCCGCCGTTGCCGACGTACGGCCCCTCGGTGCCCTCGCGGACGACCACGAAGTCGATG contains these protein-coding regions:
- a CDS encoding GNAT family N-acetyltransferase; the protein is MSIRIVTGDQMTAQDVYDIWKIRDAVFSVEQQCDEEDVDDRDLLPTMTHLWLADDKGPTSYLRSYVEDGVRHIGRVCTRKDQRGKGLSGSLMQECHRLWGDEPIELNAQAYLEQWYGRYGYVRTGDNFMEAGIEHVPMRRTPPAAD
- the cimA gene encoding citramalate synthase, with product MSAGHQQASDFHVYDTTMRDGAQQEGLNLSVQDKLHIARHLDDLGVGYIEGGWPGSNPKDTEFFALAAKELELKNATLAAFGATRRAGVEASQDPLLQALRESGASVVTVVAKSHDRHVTEALRTTLEENLAMVRDTVTYLREGGQRVFVDMEHFFDGYRANRDYALEVVRAAGEAGAEVAVLCDTNGGMLPHWVSEIVADVATTGVRLGIHAHNDTGCAVANSMAAVQAGATHLQGCINGYGERTGNADLVTCVANLELKLGMTVLPEGSLAESTRISHAISEITNYPPHARQPYTGVSSFAHKAGLHASAIRVDPDLYQHIDPALVGNDMRLLVSEMAGRATIELKGKELGYDLAGDPERLGRVTDRVKAMERAGYTFEAADASFELLLAEEMDGVRPSFFDVESWRVLAESRRGDAAVAEATVKLVAGGVRLAVIGEGNGPVNALDHALRQAIEQVYPDVARFHLTDYRVRILDQGHGTDAITRTLIETTDGKDVWVTVGVGANIIEASWEALVDALTYGLRLHGVRPRIND
- the aspA gene encoding aspartate ammonia-lyase, producing MSVATRSEHDLIGDREVPLEAYWGVHTLRALENFPITGIPIGTSPYLVEALAGVKQAAAAANHDLGLLDDERHAAIRDACEEIRGGALRDQFVVDVIQGGAGTSTNMNANEVIANRALELMGHKKGEYDVLHPNEHVNLSQSTNDVYPTAVKIAVILATHDLLAAMQVLEDSFARKADEFHDVLKMGRTQLQDAVPMTLGQEFRTYSLMIAEDRARLSEAVLLLHEINLGATAIGTMLNAPAGYVASACGHLARLTGLPLESAVDLIEATQDCGAFVQLSGTLKRVAVKLSKICNDLRLLSSGPRAGLNEINLPAVQAGSSIMPGKVNPVIPEVVNQVAFQMIGHDVTVTMAAEAGQLQLNAFEPVICYSLSAGISRLREAVLVLATRCVDGITANAELLRAEVENSIGLVTALNPYIGYAAATEVAKEALATGRGVAELVLEHGLLPPAELEAILRPETLANLGPRARER
- a CDS encoding branched-chain amino acid aminotransferase; its protein translation is MNTTPFAATFNRNDAARSGEDRAAILADPGFGNHFTDHMFLAEWTPDTGWADARVVPYGPLQIDPATAVLHYAQEIFEGLKAYVHEDGSVWLFRPEANAARMQRSAHRLALPELPIDWFLGSIEALVEADRDWIPAGGEKSLYLRPFMFASEVFLGVRPSQHVTYSVIASPAGAYFSGGVQAVSIWLSSEYSRAGSGGTGAAKCGGNYAASLLPQQEAAAHGCAQVAFLDSTEQKWIEELGGMNLYFVHSDGSIVTPELSGSILEGVTRDSIMQIGRDLGHEVVERRVSIDEWREGAADGTISEVFACGTAAVVTPVASLKWEGGEVVSGDGEPGKVTTDIRSALVDVQYGRAEDRHGWMRRICS
- a CDS encoding 3-isopropylmalate dehydrogenase produces the protein MTRSFSLAVVAGDGIGPEVTSQALKVLDVVSKTHDLSFSTTDYDLGARRYHATGETLPDSVLEEIRGHDAILLGAIGDPSVPSGVLERGLLLKLRFALDHYVNLRPSKLFPGVATPLGDPGDIDFVVVREGTEGPYVGNGGAIRVGTPHELATEVSINTAYGVERVVRDAFARAQARPRKKLTLVHKNNVLVHAGHLWSRTVAAVAPEFPDVTVDYLHVDAATIFLVTDPARFDVIVTDNLFGDILTDLAAAITGGIGLAASGNVNPDRTTPSMFEPVHGSAPDIAGQSKADPTAAILSGALLLEHLGVPEAAAQITAAVEADIAARGSAPRSTEEVGEAIAQSVTDLGAAEGVPVG